One stretch of Rana temporaria chromosome 10, aRanTem1.1, whole genome shotgun sequence DNA includes these proteins:
- the LOC120916245 gene encoding interferon-induced transmembrane protein 10-like, which produces MSLEDNLYEAPDFGHQDNPPSCYEQAIPVMDTQQPTFYPGPPEYVEVLPDLPPRGIVNPPPNLINNPSEGAFSKPTVIPSQRWTYPQEVGISRQQPNNNQQIIQRPPPMHNPEFLTQTVPRTVFLQPMVYPSPQSAMTPGMMPLQQYPQNCAVPGTMVINTVQPTMVTTQTTMISTQGQAPPCRDYLPWSIVNLIFCCLIFGIVALVFSLQTRSAKKYQDWESAQRKSRAALGFNLAAMLLGIALIIIVPAVYFTRPYYYYYYYG; this is translated from the exons ATGTCCTTAGAGGACAATTTGTATGAAGCTCCAGACTTTGGTCATCAGGACAATCCCCCATCATGCTACGAACAGGCCATTCCAGTGATGGACACCCAACAGCCAACATTCTACCCAGGTCCACCGGAATATGTTGAAGTACTTCCAGACTTGCCACCAAGAGGTATCGTCAATCCTCCTCCAAATCTAATCAACAACCCCAGTGAAGGAGCTTTCTCTAAGCCTACGGTGATCCCTTCTCAAAGATGGACTTATCCGCAAGAAGTGGGCATATCTCGTCAAcaacccaacaacaaccagcaaaTAATTCAAAGGCCTCCTCCAATGCATAACCCAGAATTCTTAACACAAACAGTGCCCAGGACGGTCTTTCTTCAACCCATGGTGTATCCTTCACCCCAATCTGCCATGACTCCCGGAATGATGCCACTACAGCAGTACCCTCAGAACTGTGCAGTTCCAGGCACAATGGTCATTAATACTGTCCAACCAACGATGGTGACCACACAAACTACAATGATCTCTACTCAAGGACAGGCACCCCCTTGCCGGGACTATTTGCCGTGGTCCATCGTGAACCTTATATTTTGTTGTTTAATTTTTGGGATAGTGGCTCTTGTCTTCAGCCTCCAG ACACGTTCCGCTAAGAAGTATCAGGACTGGGAATCAGCGCAGAGGAAATCCCGCGCCGCTCTCGGCTTCAACTTGGCCGCCATGTTGCTGGGAATTGCCTTGATTATTATTGTGCCTGCCGTGTACTTCACCCGcccatactactactactattactatgGCTAA
- the LOC120916247 gene encoding proline-rich transmembrane protein 1-like produces MYEEDNSYETLDLGHWDNPTPCYDNPTPCYDLALPEMDTTERTFYPPALEYVEVLPDLQPGGMVNPTPYHINNPSEGTFSMPTVTPSPGRRHPQDVRLPFRQHNNSHQIIQKPPPMYNPGYLPPQQYPQNFPVPGTMMGNTVQPTVVTTQTTVSSTPTPPCRDYLPWSIFNLLCCCCCFGIVALFFSLQTQSAKKNRDLESAQRKSRVALGFNLAAMLLGISLIIIVPSVYYSLYRSSYYYPSYYYG; encoded by the exons ATGTACGAAGAGGATAATTCGTATGAAACTCTAGACTTGGGTCATTGGGACAACCCCACACCATGCTACGACAACCCCACACCATGCTACGACCTGGCCCTTCCGGAGATGGACACCACAGAGCGAACATTCTACCCACCTGCACTGGAATATGTCGAAGTACTTCCAGACTTGCAACCAGGAGGGATGGTCAATCCTACTCCATATCACATCAACAACCCCAGTGAAGGAACTTTCTCTATGCCTACGGTGACCCCTTCTCCAGGACGGAGGCATCCGCAAGACGTGCGCCTTCCTTTTCGCCAACACAACAATAGCCATCAAATAATTCAGAAGCCTCCTCCAATGTATAACCCAGGATACTTACCACCACAGCAGTACCCTCAGAACTTTCCAGTTCCAGGCACAATGATGGGTAATACTGTCCAACCGACGGTGGTGACCACACAAACTACCGTGAGCTCTACTCCAACACCCCCTTGCCGGGACTATTTGCCGTGGTCCATCTTTAACCTtttatgttgttgttgttgtttcggGATAGTGGCGCTTTTCTTCAGCCTTCAG ACACAATCCGCTAAGAAGAACCGGGACTTGGAATCAGCGCAGAGGAAATCCCGCGTCGCTCTCGGCTTCAACTTGGCCGCCATGTTGCTGGGAATTTCATTGATTATTATCGTGCCGTCCGTGTACTACTCCTTGTACCGCTCCTCCTACTACTACCCTTCCTATTACTATGGCTAA